Proteins from a genomic interval of Fundulus heteroclitus isolate FHET01 unplaced genomic scaffold, MU-UCD_Fhet_4.1 scaffold_777, whole genome shotgun sequence:
- the LOC110368354 gene encoding uncharacterized protein LOC110368354 produces MQKKILFYPGKLNVVFRKGPLGFLLQDPSSEAKLIRDNPSLRDRSAPMKEDVVRQNALTVVRQRGGDVTDDSEVLGDYILQFGKYKGKSFRWLLENDVGYTLYLIMNLQKEEESGICITEGFNKMSLLAFVKYALSFKEIQDVLNYEASKVGATATSSEDDQLVGFGSRAKSTWKEIWDSRADGYADFILKKSCLPGTRMNKLQQYLLKKQQSSSHDTTPQPSVPHQPLVMEEDEALESAMLSISPSKLQSVNSSIKTNEKRGPLSAKNIFKSKDSSGHVPVTMLVCRRYSPYQRTMN; encoded by the exons ATGCAGAAGAAAATCCTCTTCTACCCAGGAAAGCTGAATGTTGTTTTTCGCAAGGGACCCCTTGGATTTCTTCTGCAGGATCCCTCCTCTGAGGCCAAGCTGATCAGAGACAACCCCAGCTTGCGGGACAGATCTGCCCCGATGAAAGAGGATGTTGTGCGACAAAACGCTTTGACTGTGGTTCGTCAAAGAGGAGGGGATGTCACAGATGACTCAGAAGTGCTGGGAGACTATATACTCCAATTTGGCAAGTACAAAGGGAAGTCATTCAGGTGGCTTTTAGAAAATGATGTGGGTTACACTTTGTACCTCATCATGAACTTGCAAAAGGAGGAGGAATCTGGCATCTGTATTACAGAGGGCTTTAACAAGATGAGCCTCCTGGCCTTTGTTAAGTATGCTCTCAGTTTTAAGGAAATACAAGATGTCCTAAATTACGAAGCAAGCAAAGTCGGTGCTACAGCAACGTCTTCTGAAGATGATCAGCTCGTTGGATTTGGCTCTCGGGCCAAGAGTACCTGGAAGGAAATTTGGGACAGTAGAGCAGATGGTTATGCTGACTTCATACTGAAGAAGAGTTGCCTTCCTGGAACGCGGATGAACAAGCTGCAACAATACTTGCTTAAGAAACAGCAATCATCCTCCCATGATACCACTCCACAACCCAGTGTGCCACATCAACCCCTGG TAATGGAGGAGGACGAAGCATTGGAGTCTGCAATGTTAAGCATCTCACCCTCTAAACTTCAGAGTGTGAACAGTAG TATCAAGACCAATGAAAAAAGAGGACCGCTCAGTGCCAAAAACATCTTCAAGAGCAAAGACag TTCTGGTCATGTTCCTGTTACAATGCTTGTTTGCCGCCGTTACAGTCCTTATCAAAGGACCATGAATTGA